ATGCCGGCCGGCGAATCGCACACGATGTAATCGAAGCCGTCCTGCTTCAATTCGTCCAGCACGCGGCCGACGCCTTCCTGGGTCAGCGCGTCCTTGTCGCGCGTCTGCGACGCCGCAAGCACATACAAGTTGTCGTGGCGCTTGTCGCGGATCAGCGCCTGCTTCAGCGTGGCCTCGTTCTGGATCACGTTGACGAAGTCGTACACCACGCGGCGTTCGCAGCCCATGATGAGATCGAGGTTGCGCAAGCCGACGTCGAAGTCGATGACCGCGGTCTTGTGGCCGCGCTGCGCAAGGCCGACGCTGAGCGAGGCGGACGTCGTGGTCTTGCCGACGCCGCCCTTGCCGGAAGTGATGACGATGATTTCGGTCAAGGGAATGGCTCCGTGGTGCTGTGTGTGGTGAAGAGATGCGGCGTGTCCGTGATTATTCGGGCGACGCCTGAATGCCTCGTCAAAGAGGAACGATCTGCAAACGATCCTGTTCAAGTTTTATCTGCACGGCCTTGCCCGCGTATTCCTTCGGCAACTCCTCGAACACGCGGTAGTGGCCGGCGATCGAAACGATTTCGGCGCGGAACTCGTTGCAGAAGATGCGCGCGTTCTTGTCGCCGAGCGCGCCGGCGAACGCGCGTCCGCGCAGTGCGCCGTACACGTGGATATTGCCATCGGCCAGCACTTCCGCGCCGTTCGCGACCGCACCGACCACGACGAGATCGCAACCTTGCGCGTACACCTGCTGGCCGGTACGCACGGGTTGGTGATGCTGCAACGCGGTGACGGGTTCGGCGGGCGCGACCGGGGCTGCATTCGCATCCGTCGCGACGGGCGGCGCGGTTTCGTCGTTCGAGGCCGCGCGTTCCACGCGTTCGTACTGCGCGCGGAATTTCGCGATCAGCGGAAGTCCGAGGCGCCGCGACAACTCGTCGGTCGCGTCGTCGCCGTAGGCGAGGCCGACCGGCAGCATGCCCGCGCCGCGCACCGCGTCGAGCAGCGCGCGCACCGCGTCGTCATCGGGTTGCGGCGACAGGAACGACAAATCCACCACCACCGGCGCGCGCTCGAACAACGCCGGCGCCTCGCGCACGCGCACTTCGATGGCGGAGCGCAACGCGGCGGGGTCATTGCTGCGCACGCGCACGTTGGCGATGCCGACCTGGCCGAAACGAAGGTCGGCGGCTTCCAGGACTTCGGCGCTGGCGCCGGACGGACGCGCGCTCACGCCCGCCCCGCCGCGCGCAGCTGCGGTTCGCCATCCGGCAGGTTGCGTGGCGTCAGCCACGACAATGCAGGCAGGCCATCGGGGTAGGCATCGCACACGAATGGGTAGCAGTCGAGTCCCTTGAGCAGCAGGCTGACGCGGCGGCCGGTCTCAGGCATCACCTGCTGGCCGGCTTCGTGGAAGCCGAATACGCCGTGGAACAGCACCGAAACGTCGTCGCGCGGTTCCAGGAAAACTTCGCAGGCGAGGTTCGGCGAACGCACTTCCGCATAACTCTGCACGTCGGCATAGAACGTGCGCCCCAGTCCGTGGCCGCGGTGCAGGTCGCCGACGACCACGCGGTCGATGTACACGAAGCGCTCGCAGTGGCCGCGGAACCACTGGAAATTGGAACTAGCGTGCGAGGCGGTGTGCTGCAGCGCGATCAGGAAGCCGGCCAGGTGGCCGTCCACTTCGGCGACGCGGAAATAATCGGCGTGCCGGTACAAATGATTCAGTTGCGGCGCATCCATCGGCAGGATGGAAGAGCCGGCGGTGTTGTTGAGACCCATCACGGCGGCGAGGTCGCTCGCACGCACGTCGCGCAGGGTCAGGTTCGGCGTCAGCGTCATGATGTGTAGCTTGGTTCCGGACTGCGGCTGGCCGTTGCGACCGCCATCATCGCACCATTATCGCATGTCACCCGCCGCCGTCGCGAAGACCGTCCCCGAAGTGCGGCCCGCGCGCCCGGGCTCGGCTATCATCGGCGCGTGCAACGCCTGTCCGTCAGTCCCGTCACCCTGCTTCGCTACGCGGGGTTCATCACGTACGCCAGTGCGGGCGTGCCGCTGGTGCGGCGCAACTGGATCGATGCCGGCGCCGACGAGCAGACCACCATCCACGCCACGCGCGCGCTGCACGTGCAGAGCCACGACATGCTGTTGCTGTGGGCCGTCAGTTACGTCGTGTTCGGCGTGGTCTACTGGTGGCTGACGCGCAACCTGACGTCGCGGCGCCACCTGACCATGAAGCTGGTGGGATTGCTGGTGCTGACGGCCACGGCGATCGCGATCAACTGGTTCAGCGTCAGCGGACTGGGCGCCTTGCTGCTGGCGGTGGCCACGCTGGTGCTGCCGTGGCTGCTGCCGCTGCCGGTGGCGATCGTGTGGCTGATGCTGCAGTACGCGGCGATCATTCCCGTGTATGCGATGTTCCCGAACGTCACGCTGGATTTCGCGGTCATCCAGTCCGGGCTCTACCTCGGTTCGTCGGTGATCGTATTCATCGCTTCCGAAGTCGCGCGCCAGCAGGTCAATGCGCGCGAGGAGCAGCGGCGGCTGAATTCCGAGCTGCGCGCCACGCGCGCGTTGTTGGCCGAGTCCAGCCGGCTGACCGAGCGCATGCGCATCGCGCGCGAACTGCACGATCTGGTTGGCCACCACCTCACCGCGCTCAGCCTCAACCTCGAGGTGGCCGGGCACTTGGTGGTGAATCCGGACGCGGCCGACCACGTCACCCGCGCCCGCAACACGGCCAAGCAGTTGCTGGCCGACGTGCGCGAAGTCGTCAGCGAATTGCGCGACGACGAAGGCATCCAGTTGACCGACGCGCTGCGCGATCTCACCGAGGGCGTGCCGGGCCTGGAAGTGCACCTCGAGTTGCCGCCGCGTTTCGCGGTGGCCGATTCGCGCCGCGCGCAGGTGCTGTTGCGCTGCACGCAGGAGATCATCACCAACGCGGTGCGGCATGCGCGCGCGCGCAACCTGTGGCTGCGTTTCGAGGAAGGCGAGGGCGGCAAGCTGTTGCTGAAGGCCAGCGACGACGGCCGCGGCGCCATCGAGTTCAAACCGGGCAACGGACTGAACGGCATGCGCGAGCGGCTGGCCGAAGTGGGCGGGAAGCTGGCGATCGAGACGCAGCGCAATCAGGGCTTCGTGCTGGAAGCGTCGTTGCCGATGGAACGCGCGGGCTAGCATCATGCGGGTCGCGGCGCGCATGTGCCGCAGGGGTGGCGCGCGGTGGGCGCCGATTTTTCGAGAGGGCTCAAGTCGATGATTTCCGTGTGTCTCGTGGACGACCAGACGCTGGTGCGTCAGGGCATACGCTCGCTGCTGGAGCTGTCGCCCGAAATCCAGGTGGTGGCGGAGTGCAGCGACGGCGCCGCGGCGTTGCAGAAAATCCCCGAGGTCAAGCCCGACGTGGTCCTGCTCGACATGCGC
The genomic region above belongs to Rhodanobacteraceae bacterium and contains:
- a CDS encoding Septum site-determining protein MinC — protein: MSARPSGASAEVLEAADLRFGQVGIANVRVRSNDPAALRSAIEVRVREAPALFERAPVVVDLSFLSPQPDDDAVRALLDAVRGAGMLPVGLAYGDDATDELSRRLGLPLIAKFRAQYERVERAASNDETAPPVATDANAAPVAPAEPVTALQHHQPVRTGQQVYAQGCDLVVVGAVANGAEVLADGNIHVYGALRGRAFAGALGDKNARIFCNEFRAEIVSIAGHYRVFEELPKEYAGKAVQIKLEQDRLQIVPL
- a CDS encoding Two-component system sensor histidine kinase, translating into MQRLSVSPVTLLRYAGFITYASAGVPLVRRNWIDAGADEQTTIHATRALHVQSHDMLLLWAVSYVVFGVVYWWLTRNLTSRRHLTMKLVGLLVLTATAIAINWFSVSGLGALLLAVATLVLPWLLPLPVAIVWLMLQYAAIIPVYAMFPNVTLDFAVIQSGLYLGSSVIVFIASEVARQQVNAREEQRRLNSELRATRALLAESSRLTERMRIARELHDLVGHHLTALSLNLEVAGHLVVNPDAADHVTRARNTAKQLLADVREVVSELRDDEGIQLTDALRDLTEGVPGLEVHLELPPRFAVADSRRAQVLLRCTQEIITNAVRHARARNLWLRFEEGEGGKLLLKASDDGRGAIEFKPGNGLNGMRERLAEVGGKLAIETQRNQGFVLEASLPMERAG